A DNA window from Hydrogenophaga taeniospiralis contains the following coding sequences:
- a CDS encoding DUF4157 domain-containing protein, with translation MKTRTSPAPAHSPSGVTLRRSPLLQRSCACGGGAGMSGECETCRQKTLQKKLSVGSSNDPLEQEADRSADQALAAAPHAAARATPHIQRLASQPLAHAGMAPASVDNTLSEAGTPMAPTLRRDMEQRFGHDFSRVRIHAGGSAQQSTRDVSARAYTVGEHIAFNAGQFAPDTRQGQRLIAHELAHVIQQGASPQAGLLQRDTAPGECEAARNEQDPGKMRDPEEVKVLCAADRARKNAKDDTRMMLSASEIVYRLARLYLPKQADQIGAVGFSAAQEGVRVETSPNSISITVGRQFVLGTTGETLLKRVIELRSAILAKTQGKEADYAKGHGLLHHLASAHTEADTSAAPGPAKPAEPKPYKQDALDGVAIPALKDILCRTKRTGREHCGNIIRSDDGTLRATGPHRGDVGICGAVDRPRPGDQLVAYYHSHPEGQGLGFSKPGMNGRTVGDTEEAEDRRIDYYLINSEGGMLRYIPSRDEYRAGKHVDLGSSGVTCPQEGGGAP, from the coding sequence ATGAAGACCCGTACCAGCCCTGCACCGGCCCACAGCCCATCGGGGGTGACGCTGCGTCGCAGCCCCTTGCTGCAGCGCAGCTGCGCCTGTGGCGGTGGTGCGGGCATGAGCGGCGAATGCGAAACCTGCCGGCAAAAGACCCTGCAGAAGAAGTTGTCGGTGGGATCGAGCAACGACCCGCTGGAACAGGAAGCCGACCGCTCAGCCGACCAGGCGCTGGCGGCAGCGCCCCACGCCGCCGCCCGGGCCACACCCCACATCCAGCGCCTGGCCAGCCAGCCATTGGCACATGCAGGCATGGCACCGGCGAGCGTGGACAACACGCTCTCGGAGGCCGGCACACCAATGGCGCCAACGCTTCGGCGCGATATGGAACAGCGCTTTGGCCACGATTTTTCGCGGGTCCGAATACACGCTGGCGGATCGGCTCAGCAATCCACCCGCGACGTGAGTGCCCGGGCCTACACCGTTGGCGAGCACATCGCTTTCAACGCCGGCCAGTTCGCGCCCGACACGCGCCAGGGGCAGCGGCTGATCGCGCACGAGCTGGCGCATGTGATCCAGCAGGGCGCTTCGCCGCAGGCGGGCCTGCTGCAGCGGGACACGGCCCCGGGCGAATGCGAGGCAGCCAGGAATGAACAGGACCCTGGAAAGATGCGCGATCCCGAAGAAGTGAAGGTGCTGTGCGCAGCCGACCGTGCACGCAAAAACGCCAAAGACGACACGCGCATGATGCTCAGCGCCTCCGAAATCGTCTATCGGCTGGCCCGCTTGTATCTCCCCAAACAGGCTGATCAGATCGGTGCTGTCGGCTTTTCGGCGGCACAGGAAGGGGTGCGGGTAGAAACCTCGCCGAATTCGATCTCGATCACGGTAGGCCGTCAATTTGTATTGGGCACCACCGGAGAGACCTTGCTGAAGCGGGTCATTGAACTGCGCTCGGCCATCCTGGCCAAGACCCAGGGGAAAGAGGCGGACTACGCCAAAGGTCATGGCTTGCTGCACCACCTCGCTTCGGCACACACGGAGGCTGATACGTCCGCAGCGCCCGGGCCGGCCAAACCAGCCGAACCGAAACCCTACAAACAAGATGCCCTGGATGGAGTCGCCATTCCGGCACTCAAAGATATCCTGTGCCGCACCAAGCGCACAGGGCGCGAGCATTGCGGCAACATCATCCGGTCGGACGACGGCACGTTGCGCGCCACCGGACCACACCGGGGAGACGTGGGCATTTGTGGTGCCGTCGACAGGCCCCGTCCAGGTGATCAGTTGGTTGCTTACTACCACAGCCATCCCGAAGGTCAGGGACTGGGTTTCTCCAAGCCCGGCATGAACGGCCGCACTGTCGGCGACACCGAAGAAGCAGAGGACCGGCGAATCGACTACTACCTCATCAACAGCGAAGGGGGCATGCTGCGGTACATCCCCTCACGGGATGAGTACCGTGCCGGCAAGCACGTGGACCTCGGAAGCAGTGGCGTTACCTGCCCGCAAGAAGGAGGTGGGGCCCCATGA
- a CDS encoding phage baseplate assembly protein V, with amino-acid sequence MSNGAQKYYGKYRGMVISNIDPMQQGRLMVQVPDVGGLIPGTWAMPCVPIAGIQNGMFALPIPGSGVWVEFEQGDPDYPIWVGGFWGSAAEVPALALLTPPAVPAITLQTPLQNGLTISDVPGPTGGIMIKSTTGAMLIVNDTGIYIQNGKGAAITLVGPVVTINNGALTVT; translated from the coding sequence ATGAGCAATGGCGCGCAGAAGTACTACGGCAAATACCGCGGCATGGTGATCTCCAACATCGACCCCATGCAGCAGGGCCGGCTGATGGTGCAGGTGCCCGATGTGGGCGGCCTGATCCCCGGCACCTGGGCCATGCCCTGCGTGCCGATCGCGGGCATCCAGAACGGCATGTTCGCCCTGCCCATCCCCGGCTCGGGCGTCTGGGTCGAATTCGAACAGGGCGACCCGGACTATCCCATCTGGGTCGGCGGCTTCTGGGGCAGCGCGGCGGAAGTGCCCGCGCTGGCCCTGCTCACGCCCCCGGCGGTGCCGGCGATCACGCTGCAGACGCCGCTGCAGAACGGCCTGACCATCTCCGACGTGCCCGGGCCCACCGGCGGCATCATGATCAAGAGCACCACCGGCGCGATGCTCATCGTCAACGACACCGGCATCTACATCCAGAACGGCAAGGGCGCGGCCATCACCCTGGTGGGCCCGGTGGTGACCATCAACAACGGCGCCCTCACGGTGACCTGA
- a CDS encoding DUF4157 domain-containing protein, translating to MNRHALTMPAARHRTHGVLSPVRTSLLQRKCERCSSASDHTNLEDDLRPVGVQRQLAVGSSNDVHEREADRVADEVLTRPGHPAVRQAPPGIQRRATPASTDASPAPASVARTLSGTGSPLELALRQDMEGRFQHDFSRVRVHTGAQAEQSARDVQARAYTAGSHLVFGSHQFNPATQDGRRLLAHELTHVVQQGGAAATHIRRAPDSCKGKKRADSDKDVLDKTTAAVADHAQLTELYLALKRARACHTDFDEAAYLALVPASTVLYTESERKSALKGYSKAQVKAIGSDDRKLAWAESLKPFAGYYLSGFDTANRFMTGANRQKMGGTLAPGHESFQNFADKQGESTKHSKVQSAFSKANVLVFSGHQYAQYKLPGVWNTGNWDVTLDTRGLTGPLPSVKLLISTSCATLCTEAYQLWKSLFPNAVFLGAARSTPLKGSVLANAFVKNLPQDLLFDPGAPGLSGAISAWKSAVEKTQGSAVRGGVLDIGAGTIEFWDGKAWKSMSATDADNKCKVKGDYSAGVPDPRAP from the coding sequence ATGAACAGGCACGCACTGACCATGCCCGCCGCGAGACACAGGACCCACGGCGTCCTGTCGCCCGTGCGGACCAGCCTCCTGCAGCGCAAATGCGAGCGCTGTTCGTCCGCATCGGACCACACCAACCTGGAAGACGATCTCCGGCCCGTTGGGGTGCAACGCCAACTCGCTGTGGGTTCCAGCAACGACGTTCACGAGCGTGAAGCCGACCGGGTCGCCGATGAGGTCCTGACACGACCAGGACATCCGGCGGTGCGGCAGGCGCCACCGGGTATCCAGCGTCGGGCCACCCCCGCGAGCACGGACGCCAGCCCTGCGCCGGCGAGCGTGGCACGGACCCTGTCGGGCACGGGCAGCCCGCTGGAGCTGGCGCTGCGGCAGGACATGGAAGGACGTTTCCAGCACGATTTCTCGCGCGTGAGGGTGCACACCGGCGCCCAGGCAGAACAGTCGGCCAGGGATGTGCAGGCCAGGGCCTACACCGCCGGTTCCCACCTGGTGTTTGGCTCACACCAGTTCAATCCCGCCACGCAGGACGGCAGGCGGCTGCTGGCGCACGAACTCACCCACGTGGTGCAGCAAGGCGGCGCGGCAGCAACGCATATCCGCCGCGCGCCAGACAGCTGCAAAGGCAAGAAGCGGGCGGACAGCGACAAGGACGTGCTGGACAAGACCACCGCCGCCGTGGCCGATCACGCACAACTGACCGAGCTCTACCTGGCTCTGAAGCGGGCCCGTGCCTGCCATACCGATTTTGACGAGGCGGCTTACCTCGCGCTGGTTCCCGCCTCAACTGTTCTTTACACCGAGAGCGAAAGAAAGTCGGCCCTGAAAGGCTATTCCAAGGCTCAGGTCAAGGCAATTGGAAGCGACGACCGCAAGCTGGCCTGGGCGGAAAGCCTGAAACCTTTTGCTGGCTACTACCTGAGCGGGTTTGACACGGCCAACCGTTTCATGACCGGTGCCAACCGGCAGAAGATGGGTGGCACGCTCGCACCAGGACACGAGTCCTTCCAGAACTTTGCGGACAAACAGGGCGAGTCCACCAAGCACAGCAAGGTGCAAAGCGCGTTCTCCAAGGCCAATGTGCTGGTGTTCTCGGGCCACCAGTACGCGCAGTACAAACTGCCGGGCGTCTGGAACACGGGCAACTGGGATGTGACGCTGGACACGCGTGGCCTCACCGGACCGCTGCCCAGCGTCAAGCTGCTCATCAGCACCAGCTGCGCCACGCTGTGCACCGAGGCCTACCAGCTCTGGAAGAGCCTCTTCCCCAATGCGGTGTTCCTGGGCGCGGCACGCTCGACCCCGTTGAAGGGTTCCGTGCTGGCCAATGCCTTCGTCAAGAACCTGCCCCAGGATCTCCTGTTCGATCCTGGCGCACCGGGTCTGTCGGGTGCGATCAGCGCCTGGAAATCGGCCGTGGAAAAGACCCAGGGAAGCGCCGTCCGGGGAGGGGTGCTGGACATCGGCGCTGGAACGATCGAGTTCTGGGACGGCAAGGCCTGGAAGTCCATGAGCGCGACCGATGCAGACAACAAGTGCAAGGTCAAGGGCGACTACTCCGCCGGCGTGCCCGATCCCCGGGCACCGTGA
- a CDS encoding ATP-binding protein encodes MNARDTTRTPTDWTEANQRLLSAEFARIKARLRGEDEAAAQARLEQCREELDQPAAIDQLVERFDLSRFERDILLLAAGVEMDSEIGALCAGASPSGQRPWATFGLALAVLPDPHWSALTPVRPLRLYRMLDIAEETALVTARLRLDERVLHFLAGIGFLDTRLQPLMQRVAEPDLMAQAQRQTALHIVAEWKRAGPALPVVQLPGKDPHGKRDVAAHAAAQLGLQLYAIQTDDLPSPPQELDALVWLWQREAVLSDAALLIECADTSLPPQALRFVERIGGVCLIAAPEPAALARRDLRVRVEKPGASDQRHLWRATLGASAEGLRHATTGVAAEFRLSTHDIQRIAQTLDPHSDDAALERSLWQACRGLESRRMAGLAQHIEAVAGWDDLVLPEAQKATLREIASHLRHRTTVHEHWGFARLGARGLGIAALFAGESGTGKTLAAEVLANELHLDLYRIDLSAVVSKYIGETEKNLARVFDVAEDSGAVLLFDEADALFGKRSEVKDSHDRYANIEVSYLLQRMEAYRGLAILTTNQKTALDPAFHRRLRFVVHFPFPEASEREAIWRRVFPGNTPTAGLDHARLSRLQMAGGNIRNIALNAAFHAAEDAQPIGMGHVLRAAQAEALKRERPLSDAETRGWA; translated from the coding sequence ATGAACGCCCGCGACACCACCCGCACGCCCACCGACTGGACCGAGGCCAACCAGCGCCTGCTGTCGGCCGAGTTCGCGCGGATCAAGGCCCGGCTGCGCGGTGAGGACGAGGCGGCTGCACAGGCCCGGCTGGAACAATGCCGAGAAGAACTGGACCAGCCGGCAGCGATTGACCAGCTGGTCGAACGCTTCGACCTCTCCCGCTTCGAGCGCGACATCCTGCTGCTCGCGGCCGGCGTCGAAATGGACAGCGAGATCGGCGCCCTCTGCGCGGGCGCCTCACCCAGCGGCCAGCGCCCCTGGGCCACCTTCGGCCTGGCTCTGGCCGTGCTGCCCGACCCGCACTGGAGCGCGCTGACCCCGGTGCGGCCGCTGCGGCTGTACCGCATGCTGGACATCGCGGAAGAAACCGCGCTGGTCACGGCCCGCCTGCGGCTGGACGAACGCGTGCTGCACTTCCTGGCCGGCATCGGCTTTCTGGACACACGGTTGCAGCCCCTGATGCAACGGGTCGCCGAACCCGACCTGATGGCACAGGCGCAGCGGCAAACGGCCCTGCACATCGTGGCCGAATGGAAGCGGGCCGGCCCGGCCCTGCCGGTGGTGCAACTGCCGGGAAAGGACCCGCACGGCAAGCGCGACGTGGCCGCCCACGCCGCGGCACAACTCGGCCTGCAGCTCTATGCCATCCAGACCGACGACCTGCCCTCCCCGCCCCAGGAGCTTGACGCACTGGTCTGGCTCTGGCAGCGCGAAGCGGTGCTGAGCGACGCAGCGCTGTTGATCGAATGCGCCGACACCTCCTTGCCCCCGCAGGCGCTGCGTTTCGTGGAGCGCATCGGTGGCGTCTGCCTGATCGCGGCCCCCGAGCCCGCGGCGCTGGCGCGGCGCGACCTGCGTGTGCGCGTGGAAAAACCCGGCGCCAGCGACCAGCGACACTTGTGGCGAGCCACTTTGGGTGCCAGCGCCGAAGGTCTGCGCCACGCGACGACCGGCGTGGCCGCCGAGTTCAGGCTCAGCACCCACGACATCCAGCGCATTGCGCAAACACTCGACCCTCACAGCGACGACGCGGCGCTGGAGCGCAGCCTGTGGCAGGCCTGTCGCGGCCTGGAAAGCCGGCGCATGGCTGGCCTGGCCCAGCACATCGAGGCCGTCGCGGGCTGGGACGACCTGGTCCTGCCCGAGGCTCAGAAAGCCACCCTGCGCGAGATTGCCTCGCACCTGCGGCACCGGACCACGGTGCACGAGCACTGGGGCTTTGCGAGGCTGGGCGCGCGCGGCCTGGGCATCGCCGCCCTCTTCGCGGGCGAGAGCGGAACCGGAAAGACCCTGGCGGCCGAGGTGCTGGCGAACGAGCTGCACCTGGACCTGTACCGCATCGACCTCTCGGCCGTGGTCAGCAAGTACATCGGTGAAACCGAAAAGAACCTCGCCCGCGTGTTCGACGTGGCCGAAGACAGCGGCGCGGTGCTGCTGTTCGACGAGGCCGACGCATTGTTCGGCAAACGCAGCGAGGTCAAGGACAGCCACGACCGCTACGCCAACATCGAGGTGAGCTACCTGCTGCAGCGCATGGAGGCCTACCGCGGGCTGGCGATCCTCACCACCAACCAGAAAACCGCGCTCGACCCGGCCTTTCACCGCCGGCTGCGTTTCGTGGTGCATTTCCCGTTCCCGGAGGCCAGCGAACGCGAAGCCATCTGGCGCCGGGTGTTCCCAGGCAACACACCCACCGCCGGGCTGGACCACGCCCGGCTCTCCCGCTTGCAGATGGCGGGCGGCAACATCCGCAACATCGCGCTCAACGCCGCTTTCCACGCCGCCGAAGACGCACAGCCGATCGGCATGGGCCATGTGCTGCGGGCCGCGCAAGCCGAAGCCCTGAAGCGCGAACGCCCGTTGAGCGACGCCGAAACCCGGGGGTGGGCATGA
- a CDS encoding carbohydrate porin yields the protein MTSFPNSPKVLKGGLVLIDPESSRVLRVISLQYNPEKLTRSLQVQAAGGEAANRSEAMRFKGPAIETFRLEADIDAADQLEFPDQNRGTVDHGVAPQLAVLEALANPGSAQLLEVHRQADSGTLEIAPMEAPLMLFVWGKNRIVPVRLTEFSVTEEAFDPALNPIVAKVSIGLRVLSVDDLGFSHKGGSLFMAYLQGKERLAGQAQAGSFGALGIGGIG from the coding sequence ATGACCAGCTTCCCCAACTCCCCCAAAGTCCTCAAAGGCGGTCTGGTGCTGATTGACCCCGAGTCGTCGCGGGTGTTGCGTGTCATCTCGTTGCAGTACAACCCGGAAAAACTCACCCGCAGCCTGCAGGTGCAGGCCGCCGGTGGCGAGGCGGCCAACCGCAGCGAGGCGATGCGTTTCAAGGGGCCGGCCATCGAGACCTTCCGGCTCGAAGCCGACATCGACGCGGCCGACCAGCTGGAGTTTCCCGACCAGAACCGTGGCACCGTGGACCACGGCGTGGCGCCCCAGCTGGCCGTGCTCGAAGCGCTGGCGAACCCGGGCAGCGCGCAGTTGCTCGAAGTGCACCGGCAGGCCGATTCCGGCACGCTGGAGATCGCGCCCATGGAGGCCCCGCTGATGCTGTTCGTGTGGGGCAAGAACCGCATCGTGCCGGTGCGGCTGACCGAGTTCTCGGTCACCGAAGAGGCCTTCGACCCGGCGCTCAACCCCATCGTCGCCAAGGTCAGTATCGGCCTGCGCGTGCTGTCGGTGGACGACCTGGGCTTCTCCCACAAGGGCGGCAGCCTGTTCATGGCGTATCTGCAGGGCAAGGAGCGGCTCGCCGGCCAGGCGCAGGCGGGCAGCTTCGGCGCCCTGGGCATAGGAGGAATCGGCTGA
- a CDS encoding DUF4255 domain-containing protein encodes MTTALGIAAVTATLRSLLSERLVEHNLSGVLGSTATVSVLPPDRVVPQNGTEASQLNLFLHRVSANTGWRNEGLPSRDASGRNRLSNAPLALDLHYLLSAYSGGDLHAEILLGYAMQWLHESPLLTRGLIRQALTPTPLPGTPLERALFDSGLADQVELIKITPEHLDTEEMSKLWTATQSHLRPTAAYRATVVLIEATEPVRSALPVLTRGGVDPQSGRERGVFVAPGLEPAIPTLEAVSPPGGQIVARLGEDIDLTGHHLDGTGRTVLLSNDRFESELSLPALASGGAALVRFNIPVADAANFPVGVYRVGVSVLRPSESAPRSSNRLAMTLAPQITGLPLNVVRAGDDSASFTINFHPALRAGQSVVLVLGQQEYAPQAFTTPTTSLDFVIQDAPVSPPPPPGQPPGHLARLRIDGIDSPVIDRTAVPPTFLNTRVVIT; translated from the coding sequence ATGACCACCGCCCTGGGCATCGCCGCGGTCACCGCCACCCTGCGCAGCCTGCTGAGCGAAAGGCTGGTGGAGCACAACCTCAGCGGTGTGCTGGGCAGCACCGCCACCGTCAGCGTGTTGCCGCCCGACCGCGTGGTGCCGCAAAACGGCACCGAGGCCTCGCAGCTCAACCTGTTCCTGCACCGCGTCAGCGCCAACACCGGCTGGCGCAACGAAGGCCTGCCCAGCCGCGATGCGTCCGGGCGCAACCGGCTGAGCAACGCGCCGCTGGCGCTGGACCTGCACTACCTGCTCTCGGCCTACAGCGGCGGCGACCTGCACGCCGAGATCCTGCTGGGTTACGCCATGCAGTGGCTGCACGAATCCCCGTTGCTCACGCGCGGCCTGATCCGCCAGGCCCTCACGCCCACGCCCCTGCCCGGCACACCGCTCGAACGCGCGCTGTTCGACTCGGGCCTGGCCGATCAGGTCGAGCTGATCAAGATCACGCCCGAGCACCTCGACACCGAGGAAATGTCCAAGCTCTGGACCGCCACCCAAAGCCATCTGCGCCCGACCGCGGCCTACCGCGCCACGGTGGTGCTGATCGAAGCCACGGAGCCGGTGCGCTCGGCGCTGCCGGTGCTCACGCGCGGCGGCGTGGACCCGCAGAGCGGGCGCGAGCGCGGCGTGTTCGTGGCGCCTGGCCTGGAGCCCGCGATCCCGACGCTGGAGGCGGTGTCGCCGCCCGGCGGACAGATCGTCGCCCGGCTCGGCGAAGACATCGACCTCACCGGCCACCACCTGGACGGCACCGGGCGCACCGTGCTGCTGAGCAACGACCGCTTCGAGAGCGAACTCAGCCTGCCCGCGCTCGCTTCCGGCGGCGCGGCCCTGGTGCGGTTCAACATCCCGGTGGCCGACGCCGCGAACTTTCCGGTGGGTGTCTACCGCGTCGGCGTGAGCGTGCTGCGCCCGAGCGAGAGCGCCCCGCGCAGCAGCAACCGCCTGGCCATGACGCTGGCGCCGCAGATCACAGGGCTGCCGCTGAACGTGGTGCGCGCGGGCGACGACAGCGCCAGCTTCACGATCAACTTCCACCCCGCCCTGCGCGCCGGGCAAAGCGTGGTGCTGGTGCTGGGCCAGCAGGAATACGCGCCCCAGGCCTTCACCACGCCCACCACCTCGCTCGACTTCGTGATTCAAGACGCACCCGTCTCCCCGCCGCCCCCACCGGGCCAGCCCCCCGGCCACCTGGCGCGCCTGCGCATCGACGGCATCGACAGCCCCGTCATCGACCGCACCGCCGTGCCGCCGACCTTCCTGAACACACGTGTGGTGATCACATGA
- a CDS encoding GPW/gp25 family protein, with protein sequence MTQRLFFPYQFDGRGLTREADEADWIRGLVEQVLFTAPGERVMRPDFGSGLRELVFAPNSPELAATTQFLVQGALQRWLSGLITVEAVEVRAVDAALSVTVQYLIRRNASRQRETFTQGGQP encoded by the coding sequence ATGACCCAACGCCTGTTTTTCCCCTACCAGTTCGACGGCCGCGGCCTCACCCGCGAGGCCGACGAGGCGGACTGGATACGTGGCCTGGTCGAGCAGGTGCTGTTCACCGCGCCGGGCGAGCGCGTGATGCGCCCGGACTTCGGCAGCGGCCTGCGCGAGCTGGTGTTCGCCCCCAACAGCCCCGAGCTCGCGGCCACCACCCAGTTCCTGGTGCAGGGCGCGCTGCAGCGCTGGCTCTCGGGTCTGATCACGGTCGAGGCGGTCGAAGTGCGGGCGGTGGACGCCGCGCTCAGCGTCACCGTGCAGTACCTGATACGGCGCAACGCCTCGCGCCAGCGCGAGACCTTCACCCAGGGGGGCCAGCCATGA
- a CDS encoding phage tail protein, producing MAQFSVNAQRFDPYKNFKFRVKWDGRYVAGISKVGALKRSTELVEHREGGDPSVTRKSPGRTKFEAISLERGVTHDPEFERWANKVWNFGSGLGAEVSLQDFRKDLIIEVYNEAGQLVLAYKVFRCWVSEYQALPDLDANANAVAIQSIKLENEGWERDYDVTEPAEPRFTEPA from the coding sequence ATGGCTCAGTTCAGCGTCAATGCACAGCGTTTCGACCCCTACAAGAACTTCAAATTCCGCGTCAAGTGGGACGGCCGTTACGTCGCGGGCATCAGCAAGGTCGGCGCGCTCAAGCGCAGCACCGAACTCGTCGAGCACCGGGAGGGCGGCGACCCTTCGGTCACGCGCAAGTCGCCCGGGCGCACCAAGTTCGAGGCGATCAGCCTGGAGCGCGGCGTGACGCACGACCCCGAGTTCGAGCGCTGGGCCAACAAGGTCTGGAACTTCGGCTCCGGCCTGGGCGCCGAGGTCTCGCTGCAGGACTTCCGCAAGGACCTGATCATCGAGGTCTACAACGAGGCCGGCCAGCTCGTCCTGGCCTACAAGGTGTTTCGTTGCTGGGTCTCGGAATACCAGGCGCTGCCCGACCTGGACGCCAACGCCAACGCGGTGGCCATCCAGTCGATCAAGCTGGAGAACGAAGGCTGGGAGCGTGACTACGACGTCACCGAACCGGCCGAGCCACGCTTCACCGAACCGGCCTGA
- a CDS encoding LysM domain-containing protein, protein MDPVQAFMQAHALATPLFAPTSRYHGIGSAQTTTPEGTVITFVKRRFVPPPERFSTLTEHTVASGDRIDNLAARYLGDPLQYWRLCDANGAMDPSELTATVGRLLRITLPEGIPGDSDAG, encoded by the coding sequence ATGGACCCCGTTCAGGCATTCATGCAGGCCCACGCGCTGGCCACTCCGCTGTTTGCGCCCACCAGCCGCTACCACGGTATCGGCTCGGCGCAGACCACCACGCCCGAGGGCACGGTGATCACCTTCGTCAAGCGGCGCTTCGTGCCGCCGCCCGAGCGCTTCTCGACCCTCACGGAGCACACCGTGGCCAGCGGCGACCGGATCGACAACCTGGCCGCGCGCTACCTGGGCGACCCGCTGCAGTACTGGCGCCTGTGCGACGCCAATGGTGCGATGGACCCGAGCGAGCTGACCGCCACCGTGGGCCGCCTGCTGCGCATCACCCTGCCCGAAGGCATCCCGGGAGACAGCGATGCTGGCTAA
- a CDS encoding phage tail sheath family protein, whose translation MPSALTYPGVYVEEVPSGVRTITGVATSITAFIGRSTRGPVNRAVRVQSFTEYARIFGGLWRDSTMGYAVSHFFQHGGADALIVRVFNGDIAASTATITLPAGAGNLVLEAASPGLWGQALRARVDHLTRDPADALLFNLTVEELDRVGGSQVVAAESFRNVSVSPLSPRFVDTVLNEQSALVRVRTPAPTDASPDDPADPTLPNVAAVGVATADGAAITDTQLVPTNATAIANREGMYALEAADLFNLLCLPPLTHEADVAPATWALAASYCQDRRAMLIIDSPAAWTANAATAISTAQTGVNAMRAATGNDDARNAAVYFPRLRMADPLSENRLAEFAPCGAVAGIIARTDVQRGVWKAPAGLDASFSGVQGFSYTMTDGQNGLLNPLGLNCLRSFPVTGNLVWGARTLAGADQLASEWKYLPVRRFALFLEESLYRGSQWVVFEPNDEPLWAQIRLNVGAFMQNLFRQGAFQGRSPREAYFVKCDRETTTQNDINLGIVNILVGFAPLKPAEFVVLKIQQMAGQVEV comes from the coding sequence ATGCCTTCAGCCCTCACATATCCTGGGGTTTACGTCGAAGAGGTTCCCAGTGGTGTGCGCACCATCACCGGTGTCGCCACGTCCATCACAGCCTTCATAGGCCGCTCGACGCGCGGCCCGGTCAACCGGGCGGTACGGGTACAAAGTTTTACGGAATACGCGCGCATCTTCGGCGGCCTCTGGCGCGACAGCACCATGGGCTACGCGGTGAGCCACTTCTTTCAACACGGCGGGGCAGACGCGCTGATCGTGCGCGTGTTCAACGGCGACATCGCCGCCAGCACGGCCACCATCACCCTGCCCGCGGGCGCCGGCAACCTGGTGCTGGAGGCGGCCAGCCCGGGCCTGTGGGGCCAGGCCTTGCGGGCCCGGGTCGACCACCTCACCCGCGACCCCGCCGATGCGCTGCTCTTCAACCTCACGGTCGAAGAGCTCGACCGGGTGGGCGGCAGCCAGGTGGTGGCCGCGGAGAGCTTTCGCAACGTCTCGGTCTCGCCGTTGAGCCCGCGCTTCGTCGACACCGTGCTCAACGAACAGTCGGCCCTGGTGAGGGTACGCACCCCCGCGCCGACGGATGCCAGCCCGGACGATCCGGCCGACCCGACCCTGCCCAACGTGGCGGCCGTGGGCGTTGCGACCGCCGATGGCGCGGCGATCACCGATACCCAGCTCGTGCCCACCAACGCCACGGCGATCGCCAACCGCGAAGGCATGTACGCGCTGGAAGCGGCCGACCTGTTCAACCTGTTGTGCCTGCCACCGCTGACGCACGAGGCCGACGTCGCCCCGGCCACCTGGGCCCTGGCCGCCTCGTACTGCCAGGACCGGCGCGCGATGCTGATCATCGACTCACCCGCCGCCTGGACCGCCAACGCCGCTACCGCCATCAGCACCGCGCAGACGGGTGTGAACGCGATGCGCGCCGCGACGGGCAACGACGACGCCCGCAATGCCGCGGTGTACTTCCCGCGCCTGCGCATGGCCGATCCGCTGAGCGAAAACCGCCTCGCCGAGTTCGCACCCTGCGGCGCGGTCGCGGGCATCATCGCGCGCACCGATGTGCAGCGTGGTGTCTGGAAGGCCCCGGCGGGCCTGGACGCCTCGTTCTCCGGTGTGCAGGGCTTCAGCTACACCATGACCGACGGTCAGAACGGCCTGCTCAACCCGCTGGGGCTGAACTGCCTGCGCAGCTTCCCGGTCACGGGCAACCTGGTGTGGGGCGCGCGCACGCTGGCCGGCGCCGACCAACTGGCCTCCGAGTGGAAATACCTGCCGGTGCGGCGCTTCGCGCTGTTCCTCGAAGAGAGCCTGTACCGCGGCAGCCAGTGGGTGGTGTTCGAACCCAACGACGAACCGCTGTGGGCGCAGATCCGGCTCAACGTGGGCGCCTTCATGCAGAACCTGTTTCGCCAGGGCGCGTTCCAGGGCCGCAGCCCGCGTGAAGCCTATTTCGTCAAGTGCGACCGCGAGACCACGACGCAGAACGACATCAACCTCGGCATCGTGAACATCCTGGTCGGGTTCGCGCCGTTGAAACCGGCCGAATTCGTGGTGCTCAAGATCCAGCAGATGGCCGGTCAGGTCGAAGTCTAA